CATGAGGTCGCTGCGTCTGATGAGCGCGAGCGACCAGATCGCGCTGCTGTTCCTGATCCTGTTCGGCCTGCTGGTGCTGATCACCCTGGGCGGCTTCCTGCTGTCGCTGCGCAGCGTCGAGGCGCAGCGCAGCCAGCGCTCGACCGACAACTGGCGCCAGTTCAAGCGCGACCTGAAGGCGATCTGGGTCGGCTCCTGCATGTTCTGGGCCGCCTGGGTCTCGGGGCCGATCGGCGCCACCTTGCTGTTCGGCGTGCTGTCCTTTCTGGCGCTGCGCGAGTTCATCACCCTGATGCACACGCGCCGCGCCGACCACCGCAGCCTGATCCTGGCCTTCTTCGCGATCCTGCCGCTGCAATATGTGCTGGTGGGCACGCGCCACTTCGACCTGTTCTCGGTGCTGATCCCGGTCTACGGCTTCGTCGCTATTCCCGTGGCCAGCGCGCTGGCCGACGATCCGCAGCGCTTCCTGGAGCGCAATGCCAAGATCCAGTGGGGCATCATGGTCTGCATCTACGGTCTCTCGCATGCGCCGGCCCTGCTGCTGCTGGACTTCAAGGGCTACCAGGGCCGCGGCGCCTTCCTGCTGTTCTTCATGGTGTTCGTGGTCGGCATCGCGCAGATCGTGCAGGAGGCGGCCAGCCGCTCGCTGCGGCGCCGGCCGGTGGCGCGCCGCATCAGCCGCAGCTTCTCGCTGCGCGCCTGGTGGCTGGGCCTGGCCGCCGCGGCCGTCTGCGGCACCCTGCTGTACTGGATCACGCCCTTCAAGGCCGGCCAGGCCCTGGTGATGGCGGTGATCGCCGCCGCCGCCGGCACCCTGGGCGGCCTGGTGATGAAGGCGCTCAAGCGCGACGCCGGTGTGATCTACTGGGGCAACCGCAGCTCGATCACCGGCGCGGTTGGCCTGCTGGACCGCATCGCGGTGCTGTGCTTCGCGGCCCCGGTGTTCTTCCATTCCGTGCGCTGGTACTTCAAGTTGGATCTCTGATGCGAATTCTTGGCATCGACCCGGGTCTGCAGACCACCGGCTTTAGCTGCGGCCCGGCGCTGGCGCGCCTTCACATTCGCGATGCGAATGTGAGCCTGCGCAGAACCCCTATCAATGCCAACAACCCGCGAGGTCTTCGACCATGCGTATCCTAGGCATCGACCCCGGCTTGCAGACAACGGGGTTTGGCGTCATCGATGCCGATGGCCCGCGCCTGGCCTATGTGGCCAGCGGCACGATCAAGACCACCGGCGCCCAGGGCGCGGCGATCGGTGACCTGCCGGGGCGGCTGAAGATCCTGTTCGACGGCATCCGCGAGGTCCATGCGCGCTACCAGCCGCAATGCGCGGCGGTCGAGATCGTGTTCGTCAACGTGAACCCGCAATCGACCCTGCTGCTGGGCCAGGCCCGCGGCGCGGCGCTGACGGCCCTGGTTTCCTGCGAGCTGCCGGTCAGCGAATACACCGCGCTGCAGATGAAGAAGGCCATCGTCGGCCATGGCCACGCGAAGAAGGAGCAGATCCAGATGATGGTGCAGCGCCTGCTGAACCTGCCCGGCGAGCCTGGCAAGGACGCCGCCGACGCGCTGGGCATCGCGATCATGCATGCCCATGCGCGCGTCTCCTTCGAGGCGATGAGCCGCAACACCACGCTGCAGCGCAAGCAGCATGCGCAGTTCCGCGGCGGGCGGACCTACTGAACCGCCAACCCTCGACGGCTCGACTGAGCGTCGGGCCGCCCTTCAGTCCCGGTTCTTCGCCAGGCGGGCCACGAGCTTCAGGAGCGTAGGGATGCGCTTCCTGCCATGCATCGAGCGCAGGCGCACCTTGGCCGCGCCGATGTCGATGCCCGCGCAGGTCACGAGCAGCGGCGCCGTTTCCTCTTCCCGCATGACCTCGTATTGCGACGACAGGCCGGGCCGGGCCGTCTTCGACACCCCGACGACGGGCGTGTTCCCGCCCAGCGCCTGGAACAGGTGCTGACCCAGACCCGGCGTCTGCTCGGCATCGAGGTGGACAAAACCGTCGATCAGGATCAGCTCGGGCTCCAGGCGGTGTTCGCGCAGCAGCTGCATCACGCAGGGCAGCACGCGCAGGTCGAGCTCGCCGGGCTTCGCTACCTTCTTCTCGACCTCGGCGATAGGCGAGAGATAAGTCTTCTCAGCCTCCGGGGCGTCCCAGGCCTCGAAAGCCACGCCGGCGGCCATGGCTTGCGCCCCCTCGAAATGAACAGCGACTGCGAGTTTCATGCGGCGGGATTATGAAGCGCGCCATCCGCTGGCTTGCCCCGCCAAGCAAGATCGCATAGCCTGCGGCGGCCGGCGCCGTCCGGCAGGTCAAGCCGCCGCGCAGGAAGAACAGATAGGAACCCCATGGCCCCCGTCATCGTCGATCCCGGCAAAGTCCACGAGTTCAAGAATGCCGAGAGCTTCTACCAGTGGCTGGGCCGGCATCACGACCGGGAAACCGAGGTCTGGATCAAGATCCACAAGCTGGCTTCGGGGCTGGCCTCGATCACGCCGATCGAGGCGATCGACGTCGCCCTGTGCTGGGGCTGGATCGACGCCATCCGCAAGGGGCTGGACGAGCAGAGCTATCTGCAGCGCTACACGCCGCGCCGCAGCCGCAGCATCTGGAGCCAGATCAATGTCGACAATGTCGCGCGCCTGATCGCGGCGGGCCGGATGA
This genomic stretch from Roseateles sp. DAIF2 harbors:
- a CDS encoding phosphatidate cytidylyltransferase, which codes for MSASDQIALLFLILFGLLVLITLGGFLLSLRSVEAQRSQRSTDNWRQFKRDLKAIWVGSCMFWAAWVSGPIGATLLFGVLSFLALREFITLMHTRRADHRSLILAFFAILPLQYVLVGTRHFDLFSVLIPVYGFVAIPVASALADDPQRFLERNAKIQWGIMVCIYGLSHAPALLLLDFKGYQGRGAFLLFFMVFVVGIAQIVQEAASRSLRRRPVARRISRSFSLRAWWLGLAAAAVCGTLLYWITPFKAGQALVMAVIAAAAGTLGGLVMKALKRDAGVIYWGNRSSITGAVGLLDRIAVLCFAAPVFFHSVRWYFKLDL
- the ruvC gene encoding crossover junction endodeoxyribonuclease RuvC → MRILGIDPGLQTTGFGVIDADGPRLAYVASGTIKTTGAQGAAIGDLPGRLKILFDGIREVHARYQPQCAAVEIVFVNVNPQSTLLLGQARGAALTALVSCELPVSEYTALQMKKAIVGHGHAKKEQIQMMVQRLLNLPGEPGKDAADALGIAIMHAHARVSFEAMSRNTTLQRKQHAQFRGGRTY
- a CDS encoding endonuclease V, yielding MKLAVAVHFEGAQAMAAGVAFEAWDAPEAEKTYLSPIAEVEKKVAKPGELDLRVLPCVMQLLREHRLEPELILIDGFVHLDAEQTPGLGQHLFQALGGNTPVVGVSKTARPGLSSQYEVMREEETAPLLVTCAGIDIGAAKVRLRSMHGRKRIPTLLKLVARLAKNRD
- a CDS encoding YdeI family protein; the encoded protein is MAPVIVDPGKVHEFKNAESFYQWLGRHHDRETEVWIKIHKLASGLASITPIEAIDVALCWGWIDAIRKGLDEQSYLQRYTPRRSRSIWSQINVDNVARLIAAGRMTEHGLRQVEAAKADGRWDRAYAGSKNMQMPEDLQAAIDAEPAARAMLARLTAQNRFALASRVHNLKAAAGRERKIASFVEMLKRGETIYPQGKQK